From the genome of Bradyrhizobium elkanii USDA 76, one region includes:
- a CDS encoding LysR family transcriptional regulator — protein MLDNLTLDQIRTFVAIAESGSFRAAATKLARVQSAVSHAIANLEAELGLTLFDRSSHRPALTAEGKALLGNARDLLLRVDAMRARARGLGDGVESELSLVVDTLFPIAAVGAALTEMRAAYPSISVRLAVEPMGGPITGLTERRSALAVTVGEDFRDPRLALDAICAVQIVAVPSAGHPLGRRGRKSVADLADHLQIVLSDPTPLSEGRSFGVLSPQICRVSNQDTKHAMILAGLGWGRLPLWQVARDLKERRLVRVETGALGRNAALAMEAYLAHRLDEPLGPAARAFTDALTRIAAGTHTAKIRAKTSKKH, from the coding sequence ATGCTCGATAACCTCACGCTCGACCAGATCCGCACCTTTGTCGCCATCGCCGAGAGCGGCAGCTTTCGCGCCGCCGCGACCAAACTGGCGCGGGTGCAATCCGCGGTCAGCCATGCCATCGCCAACCTCGAGGCCGAGCTCGGGCTCACGCTGTTCGACCGCTCCAGCCATCGCCCGGCGCTGACGGCCGAGGGCAAGGCGCTGCTGGGCAACGCGCGCGACCTGCTGCTCCGTGTCGACGCGATGCGGGCGCGGGCGCGCGGCCTGGGCGACGGGGTGGAATCGGAACTCTCGCTCGTCGTCGATACGCTGTTTCCGATCGCCGCGGTCGGCGCGGCGCTGACGGAAATGCGGGCGGCCTATCCGTCCATCAGCGTGCGGCTCGCGGTCGAACCGATGGGCGGTCCGATCACCGGCTTGACCGAACGGCGCAGCGCGCTCGCGGTCACGGTCGGTGAGGATTTTCGCGATCCCCGCCTCGCGCTGGATGCGATCTGCGCGGTGCAGATTGTCGCCGTCCCCTCCGCCGGCCATCCACTCGGCCGCCGCGGCCGCAAGAGCGTGGCTGATCTCGCCGATCATCTGCAGATCGTGCTGTCGGATCCGACCCCGCTGTCGGAGGGCCGCAGCTTCGGCGTGCTCTCGCCGCAGATTTGCAGGGTGAGCAATCAGGACACCAAGCACGCCATGATCCTGGCCGGGCTCGGCTGGGGCCGGCTGCCGCTCTGGCAGGTGGCGCGCGACCTCAAGGAGCGCCGCCTGGTGCGGGTCGAAACCGGCGCGCTCGGCCGCAACGCCGCGCTTGCGATGGAGGCCTATCTCGCCCACCGGCTCGATGAACCGCTGGGACCTGCGGCACGTGCATTTACCGATGCATTGACGCGGATCGCTGCGGGCACGCATACGGCGAAGATCAGGGCAAAGACGTCGAAGAAACACTGA
- a CDS encoding HD domain-containing protein — MTEIIAGIRVPDSAMARAATQLVRDTEDDLLYNHSRRVFFWGALTGNRRKLKFDPELLYIGAMFHDMGLTAAHASPDLRFEVDGANAARDFLKGYGVPERDIEDVWTSIALHTTPGVPEHMRPTIALVTAGVEMDVLGIAYDDFSHEHRDHVCAHHPREANFKENIIDHFAAGTIRKPLTTFGNVKADVLALKDMNYARVNFCSIILGSKWPT, encoded by the coding sequence ATGACCGAGATCATCGCCGGCATCCGCGTACCCGACAGCGCGATGGCCCGCGCCGCCACCCAGCTGGTGCGCGATACCGAGGACGACCTGCTCTACAATCACAGCCGCCGCGTGTTCTTCTGGGGCGCGCTGACCGGCAACCGCCGCAAGCTGAAATTCGATCCCGAGCTGCTCTATATCGGCGCCATGTTTCATGACATGGGCCTCACCGCTGCTCACGCGAGCCCCGATCTGCGCTTCGAGGTCGACGGCGCCAACGCCGCGCGCGACTTTCTCAAGGGCTATGGCGTTCCGGAGCGCGACATCGAGGACGTCTGGACCTCAATCGCCCTGCACACCACGCCTGGCGTCCCCGAGCATATGCGTCCGACCATTGCGCTGGTCACCGCCGGCGTCGAGATGGACGTGCTCGGCATCGCCTACGACGATTTCTCGCACGAGCACCGCGATCATGTCTGCGCGCACCATCCGCGCGAGGCGAACTTCAAGGAGAACATCATCGATCATTTCGCCGCCGGCACCATCAGGAAGCCGCTGACCACCTTCGGCAACGTCAAGGCCGACGTGCTGGCGCTGAAGGACATGAACTACGCCAGGGTGAACTTCTGCTCGATCATCCTCGGCTCGAAATGGCCGACATGA
- a CDS encoding O-methyltransferase: MYNAEPHSAIRDARVTAVIERLQATRRAPVRGNPMQSGSRDPHDYAEQGFSIHPEQGELIYLLCRGLRAKRVAEFATSVGMSTLYFAAAIRDNGGGTVIGSEIVPAKVAAAKRNLAEAGLADYADIREGDARKTLRDLGGPVDFILIDGWPGDKGPTLARQVIEIVAPQLRVGGYVMNDNAEADFLEFVRDPNNGFVSITLPLKGGTELCLKVA; the protein is encoded by the coding sequence ATGTACAACGCCGAACCGCACAGCGCGATCCGTGATGCCCGCGTCACCGCCGTCATCGAGCGCCTGCAGGCCACCCGCCGGGCGCCCGTGCGCGGCAACCCGATGCAGAGCGGCAGCCGCGACCCGCACGACTATGCCGAGCAGGGATTCTCGATCCACCCGGAGCAGGGCGAGCTGATCTATCTGTTGTGCCGCGGCCTGCGCGCCAAGCGCGTCGCCGAGTTCGCGACCTCGGTCGGAATGTCGACGCTCTATTTCGCCGCCGCGATACGCGACAATGGCGGCGGCACCGTGATCGGGTCGGAGATCGTGCCGGCCAAGGTCGCAGCGGCGAAGCGCAATCTTGCGGAGGCCGGCCTTGCCGACTACGCCGACATCCGCGAGGGCGATGCGCGCAAGACGCTGCGCGATCTCGGTGGTCCCGTCGACTTCATCCTGATCGACGGCTGGCCGGGCGACAAGGGGCCGACGCTGGCGCGCCAGGTGATCGAGATCGTCGCGCCGCAGCTTCGCGTCGGCGGCTATGTCATGAACGACAATGCCGAGGCGGATTTCCTGGAGTTCGTGCGCGATCCCAACAATGGCTTCGTGTCGATCACGCTGCCGCTCAAGGGTGGCACCGAGCTCTGCCTGAAGGTGGCGTAG
- a CDS encoding SDR family oxidoreductase, translated as MDDQQTGATTGATLGLSDDELATHPTVFAADALGGQVVVVSGGAGGIGRAIAWLFARLGAHVVVAGRNADRLDALVDHLVHRGLKASAHVADIKDPDAVNAMFEALWTEHGRVDHLVNSAGGQFPQPAIDVSIKGWNAVINTNLNGTWYMMQAAAQRWRDRKHPGSIVNIVVVTTHGLYGIAHSIAARSGVIGLSRALAVEWAPLNVRINCIAPGAIETEGWNVYSEAARAAYPRSNPMMRPGTPWDIAEAAVYLAAPSGKFITGETLTVDGGGQHWGETWTTGKPDYFRGGE; from the coding sequence ATGGACGATCAACAGACAGGCGCAACAACGGGCGCAACGCTCGGCCTCTCCGACGACGAGCTCGCAACGCACCCGACCGTGTTCGCGGCCGATGCGCTCGGCGGTCAGGTGGTCGTGGTGTCCGGCGGCGCCGGCGGCATCGGCCGCGCCATCGCATGGCTGTTCGCCCGGCTCGGCGCGCATGTCGTGGTCGCCGGCCGCAATGCCGACAGGCTCGACGCACTGGTCGATCATCTCGTCCATCGCGGGCTCAAGGCGTCCGCGCATGTCGCCGACATCAAGGATCCGGATGCAGTCAACGCGATGTTCGAGGCGCTGTGGACCGAGCATGGCCGTGTCGATCATCTCGTCAACAGCGCCGGCGGCCAGTTCCCGCAACCCGCGATCGACGTCTCCATCAAGGGCTGGAATGCGGTCATCAACACCAACCTCAACGGCACCTGGTACATGATGCAGGCCGCGGCGCAGCGCTGGCGCGACCGCAAGCATCCCGGCAGCATCGTCAATATCGTCGTGGTCACGACGCACGGCCTCTACGGCATTGCGCACTCGATCGCGGCACGTTCCGGTGTGATCGGCCTGTCGCGCGCGCTCGCGGTCGAATGGGCGCCGCTGAACGTCCGCATCAACTGCATCGCGCCCGGCGCGATCGAGACCGAGGGCTGGAACGTTTACAGCGAGGCGGCGCGCGCGGCCTATCCGCGCTCCAATCCGATGATGCGCCCGGGCACGCCCTGGGACATTGCGGAGGCCGCCGTCTACCTCGCCGCGCCCTCCGGCAAGTTCATCACCGGCGAGACGCTGACCGTCGACGGCGGCGGCCAGCATTGGGGCGAGACGTGGACGACCGGCAAGCCCGACTATTTCAGAGGCGGCGAATAG
- a CDS encoding MmcQ/YjbR family DNA-binding protein, with product MRPKTFEAHCLRLPAATKVVQWEGTSVFKVGGKMFALAGGYIESTGGFMFKTSNMAYQLLIEQGLARPAPYLARAKWVQLMANDSLPDAELKAYLDQAHALIVEKLTRKSRKALGLD from the coding sequence ATGCGCCCCAAGACCTTCGAAGCCCATTGTCTGCGCCTGCCCGCCGCCACCAAGGTGGTGCAATGGGAAGGCACGTCGGTGTTCAAGGTCGGCGGCAAGATGTTCGCGCTGGCCGGCGGCTACATCGAGAGCACCGGCGGCTTCATGTTCAAGACCTCGAACATGGCCTATCAGCTGCTGATCGAGCAGGGCCTGGCGCGGCCGGCGCCGTATCTGGCGCGCGCCAAATGGGTGCAGTTGATGGCGAACGACTCCCTGCCCGACGCTGAGCTCAAGGCCTATCTCGACCAGGCGCATGCGCTCATCGTCGAAAAGTTGACGCGGAAGTCGCGCAAGGCGCTCGGGCTCGACTGA
- a CDS encoding PadR family transcriptional regulator: MRRSMFRDRDDDGFRFGFFAMGRHGRGGHRFGRGGHGFFGRGGGGDFPGSRRLSSQDLQLVILALLGEQPAHGYELIKRIEERSDGFYSPSPGVIYPALTFLEEIGHASVTQDAARKLYSITEQGRAYLGENRTTADAILEALSRIGRRMEEVREAFAGVSDLDGEASDEVHRARHALKSALRQKRGCDVAEARRIAKILDRAAAEILQQ; this comes from the coding sequence ATGAGACGATCGATGTTTCGCGACCGGGACGATGACGGCTTCCGGTTCGGGTTCTTCGCCATGGGCCGGCATGGCAGGGGCGGTCACCGCTTTGGCCGCGGCGGCCATGGCTTCTTCGGGCGGGGTGGCGGCGGTGATTTTCCGGGATCGCGGCGGCTCTCGTCGCAGGATCTGCAACTCGTGATCCTCGCGCTGCTCGGCGAGCAGCCGGCTCACGGCTACGAGCTGATCAAGCGGATCGAGGAGCGGTCGGACGGCTTCTACAGCCCGAGCCCGGGCGTGATCTATCCGGCGCTGACATTCCTCGAGGAGATTGGCCATGCCAGCGTCACCCAGGACGCGGCACGCAAGCTCTACAGCATCACCGAGCAGGGCAGGGCGTATCTCGGCGAGAACCGTACGACCGCGGATGCCATTCTCGAGGCGCTGTCGCGGATCGGCCGCCGCATGGAAGAGGTGCGCGAAGCCTTCGCCGGCGTGAGCGATCTCGATGGCGAAGCGTCCGACGAGGTGCACCGTGCCCGTCACGCGCTGAAGAGCGCGCTGCGCCAGAAGCGCGGCTGCGATGTCGCCGAGGCGCGGCGGATCGCAAAGATTCTGGACCGCGCGGCCGCTGAGATCCTGCAGCAATGA
- a CDS encoding CynX/NimT family MFS transporter, producing the protein MTIETAVMQQSEAKRWATVAIVIGCGIGAALQVGKVPIAASMLQQSLGIDLAAVGTIAGIFAVLGLVGSVPAGVVIAAVGTRRVLLCGLAAITLGAGSGALAPQLAVLLASRLLEGLGFLLVMVAAPALLDRVVDVSARDVTMAVWSCVMPFGIALALVAGPIFDGWRTIWWASAAFAGVLFILASLIAPEVASRTGPARAGLMQEATALARRRTPALLMVLFALYSLMFFALFSFLPILLTERLGVSSQGAGALSALAAAGNVVGNLAAGHLLARGVSRNLLIAVAAFAMGASALGIFLPVLGGWGAFWLCLLFSAIGGLIPATLLATAPAAARSAAMVPVMMGLLMTGSNFGQVTGPIAVGAVVSASGWGAACVMVVAAAILAGLAAWMLARCDHKRVSEATDPA; encoded by the coding sequence ATGACGATCGAGACGGCCGTGATGCAGCAGAGCGAGGCGAAGCGATGGGCCACGGTCGCGATCGTGATCGGTTGCGGGATCGGCGCGGCGCTGCAGGTCGGCAAGGTTCCGATTGCCGCCTCGATGCTGCAACAGAGCCTCGGCATCGACCTTGCCGCGGTCGGAACGATCGCCGGCATCTTTGCGGTCCTGGGGCTTGTCGGCAGCGTCCCGGCGGGCGTGGTGATTGCCGCGGTTGGCACGCGCAGGGTGCTGCTGTGCGGTCTCGCGGCGATCACGCTGGGGGCAGGCTCGGGCGCGCTCGCGCCACAGCTCGCGGTGCTGCTCGCATCGCGCCTGCTGGAGGGGCTCGGCTTCCTGCTGGTGATGGTCGCGGCTCCTGCACTTCTGGATCGTGTCGTCGATGTCAGCGCACGCGATGTCACCATGGCGGTGTGGAGCTGCGTGATGCCGTTCGGGATCGCGCTGGCGCTGGTCGCCGGCCCGATCTTCGATGGCTGGCGTACGATCTGGTGGGCCAGTGCTGCCTTTGCCGGTGTGCTGTTCATCCTTGCGAGCCTCATCGCGCCTGAAGTGGCATCGCGGACCGGTCCCGCGCGGGCCGGGCTGATGCAGGAAGCCACCGCGCTGGCGCGGCGCCGCACCCCGGCGCTTCTGATGGTGCTGTTTGCGCTCTACAGCCTGATGTTCTTTGCATTGTTCAGCTTCCTGCCGATCCTGCTGACCGAGCGGCTCGGCGTGTCCAGCCAAGGCGCCGGCGCGCTCAGTGCGTTGGCTGCGGCCGGCAATGTTGTCGGCAATCTTGCCGCCGGTCATCTGCTTGCGCGCGGCGTCAGCCGCAACCTGCTGATCGCCGTGGCGGCATTCGCGATGGGCGCGTCCGCGCTCGGAATCTTCCTGCCGGTGCTCGGCGGGTGGGGGGCATTCTGGCTGTGCCTTTTGTTCTCCGCGATCGGCGGCCTGATCCCGGCCACCTTGCTTGCAACCGCGCCCGCGGCAGCGCGATCGGCGGCGATGGTGCCTGTCATGATGGGCCTGTTGATGACGGGCAGCAATTTCGGCCAAGTCACCGGTCCGATCGCGGTCGGCGCTGTGGTCTCGGCATCGGGCTGGGGCGCGGCCTGCGTCATGGTGGTGGCCGCGGCGATCCTTGCCGGCCTCGCGGCATGGATGCTGGCGCGCTGCGATCACAAGCGCGTAAGCGAGGCGACGGACCCGGCTTGA
- a CDS encoding GNAT family N-acetyltransferase — MSEVPPNHPLDRPIWSALTTRQRALAEGGADARRFPLAIAPFADMVDMSPKSFAALGALLSGPEIAVLFTLDPVPVPPEFKVLLAETGEQMIGTPADHSVPGVEIVTLGAADVSAMMTLTELTKPGPFSARTHELGSFFGIRINGELVAMTGERMKPGNYTEMTAVCVHPEHRGRGYAQALLSAVARQIVARGEIPFLHVFTSNVSAIALYRRQGMEIRRRLHITVLQKQG, encoded by the coding sequence ATGTCCGAAGTCCCGCCCAATCATCCGCTCGATCGCCCGATCTGGAGCGCGCTGACCACGAGACAACGCGCGCTGGCGGAAGGCGGCGCCGACGCGCGCCGCTTTCCGCTCGCGATCGCACCCTTCGCCGACATGGTCGACATGTCGCCAAAGAGCTTTGCCGCGCTCGGTGCGCTGCTGTCGGGACCTGAGATCGCGGTGCTGTTCACGCTCGATCCTGTCCCGGTGCCGCCGGAGTTCAAGGTGCTGCTGGCCGAAACCGGCGAGCAGATGATCGGCACGCCCGCTGACCATTCTGTGCCCGGCGTCGAGATCGTCACGCTCGGCGCTGCCGACGTTTCTGCAATGATGACGTTGACGGAGCTGACGAAGCCCGGACCGTTCAGTGCGCGGACGCATGAGCTCGGCAGCTTTTTCGGCATCCGCATCAATGGCGAACTGGTCGCGATGACCGGCGAACGGATGAAGCCGGGGAACTACACCGAGATGACCGCTGTCTGCGTGCATCCCGAGCATCGCGGCCGGGGCTATGCGCAGGCGCTGCTGTCGGCGGTCGCCCGCCAGATCGTGGCGCGCGGCGAAATTCCATTCCTGCACGTCTTCACCAGCAACGTCTCGGCGATCGCGCTTTATCGCCGCCAGGGCATGGAGATCCGCCGCCGGCTGCACATCACGGTGTTGCAGAAACAGGGATAG
- the hchA gene encoding glyoxalase III HchA, giving the protein MSEQSQDKRPVPDPAENNAFFPSPYSLGQFTSAKSDLSGADYPNAYRGGRWKILMIAADERYLLLQNGTMFSTGNHPVETLLPMYHLDKAGFEFDIATVSGNRVKFELWAFPKEDDAVKSIYQKYLARLKQPLKLSDVIESKLGKDSDYIAVFIPGGHGALIGLPESTDVKAALKWALDNDKHIISLCHGPAALLASAVGEAKGDYPFKGYKICAFPDAIDRTTPDIGYMPGALTWAFGEQLQALGVEILNKDITGKTHQDRKLITGDSPFAANNVGKAAAKALLDTLGER; this is encoded by the coding sequence ATGTCCGAGCAATCCCAGGACAAGCGTCCCGTACCCGATCCGGCGGAGAACAACGCTTTCTTTCCGTCGCCTTACTCGCTTGGGCAATTCACCTCGGCCAAGTCGGATCTCTCCGGCGCGGACTATCCCAACGCCTACAGGGGTGGCCGCTGGAAAATTCTGATGATCGCCGCGGACGAGCGCTATCTGCTGTTGCAGAACGGCACGATGTTCTCGACCGGCAACCATCCCGTCGAGACCTTGTTGCCGATGTATCACCTCGACAAGGCGGGCTTCGAATTTGACATCGCGACCGTGTCAGGCAATCGGGTCAAATTCGAGCTCTGGGCATTTCCGAAGGAGGACGACGCGGTCAAGAGCATCTACCAGAAGTATCTCGCCAGGCTGAAGCAGCCGCTGAAGCTCTCCGACGTGATCGAAAGCAAGCTCGGCAAGGATTCCGACTATATCGCGGTGTTCATTCCCGGCGGCCATGGTGCGCTGATCGGCTTGCCCGAAAGCACCGACGTGAAGGCCGCCCTGAAATGGGCGCTCGACAACGACAAGCACATCATCTCGCTTTGCCATGGCCCGGCGGCGCTGCTGGCGTCCGCGGTCGGCGAAGCCAAGGGCGACTATCCCTTCAAGGGCTACAAGATCTGCGCATTTCCCGACGCCATCGATCGGACCACGCCCGATATCGGCTACATGCCCGGCGCGCTGACCTGGGCTTTCGGCGAACAGTTGCAGGCGCTCGGCGTCGAGATCCTGAACAAGGACATCACCGGCAAGACCCATCAGGATCGCAAGCTGATCACCGGTGATAGCCCGTTCGCCGCCAACAATGTCGGCAAGGCGGCCGCAAAGGCTCTGCTCGATACGCTCGGCGAGCGCTGA
- a CDS encoding Lin0512 family protein has translation MTRVRCITEMGMGVDVHGRDATKAAKRAVSDAIRHSSLGFFRMLGKTANDMFVDVTIAVPNPEDVDTAAVAKELPYGTKTVKAIAGGLEIPSDLGNDPILIANAAVIVSFDDGK, from the coding sequence ATGACACGCGTGCGCTGTATCACCGAAATGGGCATGGGCGTCGACGTCCACGGCCGCGACGCCACCAAGGCCGCCAAGCGGGCCGTCTCGGACGCGATCCGCCATTCCAGCCTCGGCTTCTTCCGCATGCTCGGCAAGACCGCCAACGACATGTTCGTCGACGTCACGATCGCCGTGCCGAATCCCGAAGACGTCGATACCGCAGCGGTCGCGAAGGAATTGCCCTATGGCACCAAGACCGTGAAGGCGATCGCGGGCGGGCTCGAGATTCCGTCCGATCTCGGCAACGACCCGATCCTGATCGCGAACGCCGCCGTCATCGTCAGCTTCGACGACGGCAAGTGA
- a CDS encoding PA1136 family autoinducer-binding transcriptional regulator: MDRYIEAVVAIEGSESLAAIQAAVRSASVPLGYDRFVMFSASPAREDLVDRIYWVEGDWFGTGVTVDAETYVRHCPVTRNFLNVDEAFFWTKVMSARGEKYRVVRTPRGPGFHGLQVPVFGRTGLEGAMSFAGTRIDASPRTRAALAMIGAAAFRAARGLMEAHEPNGASSLSPREREVLRWISAGRRQADIAASLGLSERTVENHLRRARLRLGVATTAQAIRLAIRSGEIED; encoded by the coding sequence ATGGACCGCTACATCGAAGCCGTGGTTGCGATCGAGGGCAGCGAGAGCTTGGCCGCGATCCAGGCGGCGGTGCGGTCTGCGAGCGTGCCGCTCGGCTACGACCGGTTCGTGATGTTCTCGGCATCGCCGGCACGAGAGGACCTGGTTGACCGGATCTACTGGGTCGAAGGCGACTGGTTCGGCACAGGCGTGACCGTCGATGCCGAAACCTATGTCCGGCATTGCCCGGTGACGCGCAATTTCCTCAATGTGGACGAGGCGTTTTTCTGGACCAAGGTGATGTCGGCGCGCGGCGAGAAGTACCGCGTGGTGCGCACGCCGCGCGGGCCCGGTTTCCATGGACTGCAGGTTCCCGTGTTCGGGCGCACCGGCCTTGAAGGCGCGATGAGCTTCGCCGGGACGCGGATCGATGCGTCGCCGCGGACCCGTGCGGCGCTGGCGATGATCGGCGCCGCGGCCTTCCGCGCCGCTCGCGGGCTGATGGAAGCGCACGAGCCGAACGGTGCGTCGAGCCTGTCGCCGCGCGAGCGCGAGGTGTTGCGCTGGATCTCCGCCGGACGACGCCAGGCCGACATCGCGGCATCGCTCGGCCTGTCCGAACGCACGGTCGAGAACCATTTGCGGCGCGCGCGGCTTCGGCTCGGCGTCGCCACGACAGCGCAAGCCATCCGGCTCGCGATCCGCAGCGGCGAGATCGAGGACTGA
- a CDS encoding GlxA family transcriptional regulator: protein MAVQRVAIAIHEGVQALDVAGPVDVFAETNGFVPAGDGYETVLVGAGCEPLRASNGMKISADLSFAEAQQKFDILLVAGGPALPDAAPDPELTQWLRGAPARAELYGSICTGAFALGHAGLLDGHKVTTHWQNAQLLAARFPAAEVIFDRIYIRDGHLMTSAGVTAGIDLGLALVAERHGPQVAVAVAKRLVVVAQRQGGQSQFSPYLTAPVDEDSPIARAQAHVMQHVGERHTLQSLAEAVGMSVRNFGRAFAQETGITPHEFVERARVDAARRLLEGSDRPLKAVAFDCGFGSADRMRIVFSERLGVSPAQYRASFRKL from the coding sequence ATGGCGGTTCAGAGAGTCGCGATCGCGATTCACGAAGGGGTTCAGGCGCTCGATGTCGCGGGTCCCGTCGATGTGTTCGCGGAGACGAACGGCTTTGTGCCGGCGGGCGATGGCTATGAGACCGTGCTAGTCGGTGCCGGCTGCGAACCGCTCCGCGCGTCGAACGGCATGAAGATATCGGCCGATCTCAGCTTCGCCGAGGCACAGCAGAAGTTCGATATCCTGCTCGTGGCGGGCGGGCCGGCATTGCCCGACGCCGCGCCGGATCCCGAACTGACACAGTGGCTGCGTGGGGCGCCAGCGCGCGCCGAGCTCTATGGTTCGATCTGCACTGGCGCCTTCGCGCTCGGCCATGCCGGGCTGCTCGACGGCCACAAGGTGACGACGCATTGGCAGAACGCGCAGCTGCTGGCGGCGCGCTTTCCCGCGGCCGAGGTGATCTTCGACCGCATCTACATTCGCGACGGACATCTGATGACCTCAGCCGGCGTGACCGCAGGGATCGATCTCGGGCTCGCGCTGGTCGCCGAACGGCACGGGCCGCAGGTTGCGGTCGCGGTGGCCAAGCGGCTGGTCGTGGTGGCGCAGCGCCAGGGTGGGCAGTCGCAATTCAGTCCCTATCTCACCGCGCCGGTCGATGAGGATTCGCCGATTGCGCGCGCGCAGGCGCATGTCATGCAGCACGTCGGCGAGCGCCACACGCTGCAGTCGCTGGCGGAAGCCGTCGGCATGAGCGTGCGCAATTTCGGCCGCGCCTTTGCGCAGGAGACCGGAATCACGCCGCATGAATTCGTCGAGCGGGCGCGGGTCGACGCCGCGCGCCGGCTGCTCGAGGGCTCGGACCGGCCGCTGAAGGCGGTTGCGTTCGACTGCGGCTTCGGCTCGGCCGACCGGATGCGGATCGTGTTCAGCGAGCGGCTCGGCGTGTCGCCGGCGCAGTACCGCGCGAGTTTTCGCAAACTGTGA